The genomic window GCTGAGACAACGTCTGGTTCTTTTGGGCGATCAGGAGCGAGGCGTTGGCTTCGAGGGTATTCTTCCATAGATCTACCTCGTCGAGGAACGGGTTCGGGTAGATCAAGGAGTCCTTGATCTGGATTTCCTCCTCCACATTATTTAATGCCATTAACTCGTTCAGGCGGATACGGGAGGTATGCACGACCTCCAATTGGTTTAATACCTTGGAGCTATCCGAGTTGAAGTCCACTTGAGCCTGTTGCAAGTCCAGACGGGACATGGAACCGATATAATACCGTTCTTCCACGATCCGTAAACGCTCTTTGGAAAGATCCAAGGTGGAACGGAGGTTACGCAAACGGATTTTCTGCCGGATCAGGTTGTAGTACTCGCTGGAAAGGTTGGCTACGAAATCCTCGATGGTCATGCGGGTGTTCAATTCTCCCATTCGCTGTAATTCTTTCAAGCGAGAGTATTCGGCTTGGATACCGAAACCGTCGAAAACCGTCCAGTTAACGTTTAGTCCGACGTTACCCGTCTCGCTGTTTATACCATTCGCCTTCTCGATCGATCCGTCTTGCAGGCTGTTACGGTTGTTATTGATATTTCCGCTGAATCCGCCGCTCATATCTACGGTAGGCAGATAACCGGCGTTTCCCGGGGTGGCGTTATTGTCGCTGATCTGTTGCTCGTTACGAATGATACGGATGGAGTAGTTCTGCTCTAATCCGGTTTCGATACACCGTTTCAGATCGAA from Parabacteroides distasonis ATCC 8503 includes these protein-coding regions:
- a CDS encoding TolC family protein; this encodes MNKYLYTLLLAFSSLFMAEAQQLFDLKRCIETGLEQNYSIRIIRNEQQISDNNATPGNAGYLPTVDMSGGFSGNINNNRNSLQDGSIEKANGINSETGNVGLNVNWTVFDGFGIQAEYSRLKELQRMGELNTRMTIEDFVANLSSEYYNLIRQKIRLRNLRSTLDLSKERLRIVEERYYIGSMSRLDLQQAQVDFNSDSSKVLNQLEVVHTSRIRLNELMALNNVEEEIQIKDSLIYPNPFLDEVDLWKNTLEANASLLIAQKNQTLSQLDYKKVKSRYYPYVKLNAGYGYTANWTEVGNYDLQQRLGLNYGVTIGMSLFDGFNRKREQRNARIQIENQQLRIQELELALRADMSNFWMAYKNNLDLWSLEKENLVAAQENYRIAIDRYKLGELSGIELREAQNSLLEAEERLSVAEYSTKICEISLLQLSGQILTYIRPEPEKASF